A portion of the Coturnix japonica isolate 7356 chromosome 4, Coturnix japonica 2.1, whole genome shotgun sequence genome contains these proteins:
- the LYAR gene encoding cell growth-regulating nucleolar protein yields the protein MVVFTCNACGESVKKTQVEKHVNVCRHCECLSCMDCGKDFWGDDYKDHVKCVTEDEKYGGKDFEAKTSKGDAKQQEWLQKIHEVMKKPNINPKVRNILEQMRSFGNIPRKKVKFQNWMKNSLRVTDSTLQNQVWDIFSEANGDVAGKKEPDKPQQKDVVQSADNGQKAVAEENEVTDGEAKQKKSKKERKEERQKNNKKEKKDLKLENQPVSSETKKNKKSKKQKESSENEFEMNGNGHQNEIEEETNVRKRKHKHVEEEPCITKKRMKTESVSEDMETENTNGDEETLGKGKFNWKGTIKAVLKQAPDNEISIKKLRKKVIAQYYAVAGDHHKSEEDILVTFNKKVNNNPKFKVLKDKVKLVK from the exons ATGGTCGTCTTCACGTGCAACGCGTGCGGGGAATCCGTGAAGAAAACGCAGGTTGAAAAGCACGTGAATGTTTGCAGGCACTGTGAGTGCCTGTCCTGCATGGACTGCGGCAAGGATTTCTG GGGTGATGACTATAAGGACCATGTGAAGTGTGTAACTGAAGATGAGAAGTATGGAGGAAAAGATTTTGAAGCCAAAACTAGTAAAGGAGATGCTAAACAACAGGAGTGGCTTCAG aaaATTCACGAAGTAATGAAGAAACCCAATATAAACCCTAAGGTGCGAAACATTCTGGAGCAAATGCGTTCCTTTGGTAATATTccaaggaaaaaagtaaaatttcag AACTGGATGAAGAACAGTTTGAGAGTTACTGACAGCACTTTGCAAAATCAGGTGTGGgatattttttctgaagcaaatggAGAT GTGGCAGGTAAAAAAGAACCTGACAAACCACAACAGAAGGATGTAGTACAGTCTGCAGATAATGGGCAAAAAGCAGTGGcggaagaaaatgaagttacagATGGTGAAGCCAAGcagaaaaagagtaagaaagaaagaaaagaagagagacaaAAGAACAataagaaggagaaaaaagatctGAAATTAGAAAATCAGCCTGTGAGCTCAGAAACTAAAAAGAATAAGAAGTCCAAAAAACAGAAGGAGAGCTCGGAGaatgaatttgaaatgaatggaaatggCCATCAGAATGAGATTGAAGAGGAAACCAATGTCAGGAAACGCAAACATAAACATGTAGAAG AGGAACCCTGTATCacaaaaaagagaatgaaaactgaaagcgTGTCAGAAGACATGGAAACAGAGAACACCAATGGCGATGAAGAAACTCTTGGAAAAG GTAAATTCAACTGGAAAGGAACCATCAAAGCTGTTCTGAAACAGGCTCCAGACAAtgaaatttcaattaaaaaactAAGGAAAAAG GTTATAGCTCAGTACTATGCAGTAGCTGGTGATCATCACAAATCAGAAGAGGATATTCTAGTTACGTTTAATAAGAAAGTGAACAACAATCCCAAATTTAAAGTTTTAAAGGACAAAGTGAAActtgtgaaataa